Proteins co-encoded in one Capsicum annuum cultivar UCD-10X-F1 chromosome 9, UCD10Xv1.1, whole genome shotgun sequence genomic window:
- the LOC107878236 gene encoding septum-promoting GTP-binding protein 1: MTKRLLLCYRRMVHLNMKRKIICKFTILQKYFNAFWNKVLACWLGKSISYRQLSHNQSFPATRGMPSPPGAETASDGGYSGSLVSTCCCDHSKDSSEDVVALKISLLGDNQIGKTSFLTKYVGKEKVDEGLSTKGLNQMDKTLCVRGTRISYSMWEVKGDVSGPTQIPMACKDSVAMFFMFDLTSRCTLSSVLSWHQQARQWNQTAISVMIGTKFDDFVKLPLDLQWTIASQARAYAKVLNAPLFFSSATYNINVNKIFKFITAKLFNLPWSLERNLTIGEPIIDF; this comes from the exons ATGACTAAACGTTTGCTACTTTGTTATAGAAGAATGGTTCATTTGAATATGAAAAGGAAAATCATATGCAAATTTACTatactacaaaaatattttaacgCATTTTGGAACAAAGTTCTTGCTTGTTGGTTAGGTAAGTCTATTAGTTATAGACAATTGTCACATAACCAATCTTTTCCGGCCACCAGGGGAATGCCATCTCCGCCAGGGGCGGAGACGGCGTCTGATGGAGGGTATTCTGGGAGTTTGGTGTCCACATGTTGTTGTGATCATTCTAAGGATTCATCTGAGGATGTTGTTGCTTTGAAGATTAGCCTTTTGGGTGACAATCAAATTGGAAAAACAAGTTTCTTg ACAAAGTATGTAGGAAAAGAGAAAGTTGATGAAGGATTGTCAACCAAAGGATTAAATCAGATGGACAAAACTTTGTGTGTGAGAGGGACAAGAATCTCATATAGCATGTGGGAAGTTAAAG GTGATGTTTCTGGCCCAACTCAAATTCCAATGGCTTGTAAGGATTCTGTGGCAATGTTTTTCATGTTTGATCTCACAAGTAGATGCACACTCAGTAG TGTCCTTAGCTGGCATCAACAAGCACGACAATGGAATCAGACAGCAATTTCTGTAATGATAGGGACAAAGTTTGATGATTTTGTGAAATTGCCATTGGATTTGCAATGGACAATTGCAAGCcag GCAAGAGCATATGCAAAGGTGTTAAATGCACCACTATTCTTCTCAAGTGCAACCTACAACATTAATGTGAACAAAATCTTCAAGTTCATCACTGCTAAGCTCTTCAATTTACCATGGTCATTGGAGAGAAATCTCACAATTGGTGAACCCATAATTGACTTTTAG